Proteins from one Rosa chinensis cultivar Old Blush chromosome 7, RchiOBHm-V2, whole genome shotgun sequence genomic window:
- the LOC112180812 gene encoding uncharacterized protein LOC112180812 — protein sequence MIDRSDCGQGGKEIFTMGNCSSLKGTCGECRNSIRVLTDSGGILQFKGPKLASEILAGFPGYGIFQQGKASVPLPEEEALTSGQFYLLPLRTKEEVPADYGVSVEVQEMGANEDLDGAEEAEPVKKSFGGASDCVENLANGSGGGLEVMPCGGDGVWRVKLVIDTKQLEEILSEGNTLALIEMMRMAATASATPKLQSKSLWGSGGGGVGIGSLSSPTCLRPPRP from the coding sequence ATGATCGACCGCTCCGATTGTGGTCAAGGTGGGAAAGAAATATTCACAATGGGAAATTGCTCTTCTCTCAAAGGAACCTGTGGGGAGTGTCGTAACTCTATCAGGGTCCTTACAGATTCTGGGGGTATCCTACAGTTTAAAGGTCCTAAGTTAGCTTCGGAAATCCTCGCTGGTTTTCCAGGCTATGGCATTTTTCAGCAGGGCAAGGCCTCGGTGCCATTGCCTGAGGAAGAGGCCTTAACTAGTGGCCAGTTCTACCTTCTTCCACTGAGGACTAAAGAGGAAGTGCCTGCTGATTATGGGGTCTCTGTAGAAGTTCAAGAAATGGGTGCTAATGAAGATTTGGATGGTGCAGAAGAAGCTGAGCCGGTGAAGAAGTCGTTTGGGGGTGCATCGGATTGCGTGGAGAATTTGGCAAATGGGTCAGGAGGAGGTCTGGAAGTAATGCCGTGTGGAGGAGATGGGGTTTGGAGAGTGAAGCTTGTGATTGACACTAAGCAGTTAGAGGAGATATTGTCTGAAGGCAACACTCTGGCTCTGATAGAGATGATGAGGATGGCTGCAACAGCAAGTGCTACACCGAAGCTGCAGAGTAAGAGCCTATGGGGTTCAGGAGGAGGTGGGGTTGGAATTGGAAGCCTATCTTCTCCAACATGTTTAAGGCCCCCACGGCCATAA
- the LOC112176700 gene encoding DCD domain-containing protein NRP-B, protein MENNNNQSFWQFSDQLRVQTSNLANLSVNDSIWSSSYGSKRPDARRNFDIKVGGEVNSLINLTPKGSDFNGFNEGLDYKQKGSDPNEGWNSFKPKASEFSDRFNKASDFNSFNPKVSDFNSFNPKASDFNSFNPKVSDFNGFNQKVPDFNGFNQKVPDFNGFNQKVPDFNGFNEGWKLGASANGGINGGFNKGIYSKPAIHNNNINLNLKPYKNQGEEFDLGVKAGKKNNNSNKKKNGDDNNKDVKGDKKFKTLPPSESLPRNETIGGYIFVCNNDTMQENLKRQLFGLPPRYRDSVRAITPGLPLFLYNYSTHQLHGIFEAASFGGTNFDPSAWEDKKCPGESRFPAQVKVLTRKVCEPLEEDSFRPILHHYDGPKFRLELSVPEALSLLDIFADQDDIFVTETP, encoded by the exons ATGGAGAACAACAACAACCAGTCCTTCTGGCAATTCAGCGACCAGCTTCGTGTCCAGACATCCAATCTCGCCAACCTTTCCGTCAACGACTCGATCTGGAGCAGCTCATACGGCAGCAAGAGGCCTGATGCGAGGAGGAACTTCGACATCAAGGTCGGCGGTGAGGTGAATTCTTTGATTAATTTGACCCCAAAAGGGTCTGATTTCAATGGCTTCAATGAAGGATTGGACTACAAGCAGAAAGGGTCCGACCCGAATGAGGGCTGGAACAGCTTCAAGCCCAAGGCTTCTGAATTCAGCGACAGGTTTAACAAAGCTTCAGACTTCAATTCTTTCAACCCAAAAGTTTCAGACTTCAATTCTTTCAACCCAAAAGCTTCAGACTTCAATTCTTTCAACCCAAAAGTTTCAGACTTTAATGGGTTTAACCAGAAAGTCCCGGACTTCAATGGGTTTAATCAGAAGGTCCCGGACTTCAATGGATTCAACCAGAAGGTTCCGGATTTTAACGGGTTTAATGAAGGGTGGAAACTCGGGGCTTCTGCTAATGGTGGCATCAATGGAGGCTTCAACAAGGGAATTTACTCCAAGCCTGCAATTCACAACAATAACATTAACCTGAACCTGAAGCCGTACAAGAACCAGGGTGAGGAGTTTGATCTTGGAGTTAAAGCTGGGAAGAAGAACAACAAtagcaacaagaagaaaaatggtGATGACAATAACAAGGACGTCAAGGGTGACAAGAAATTCAAGACACTTCCACCCTCTGAGTCTCTCCCCAGAAATGAAACCATTGGTGGTTACATCTTCGTCTGCAACAATGATACCATGCAAGAGAATCTCAAGAGGCAACTTTTTG GTTTGCCTCCACGTTACCGTGACTCAGTTCGGGCCATTACTCCAGGGTTGCCCCTTTTCCTTTACAACTACTCCACCCACCAACTCCATGGAATTTTTGAG GCTGCAAGCTTTGGAGGAACCAACTTTGATCCATCTGCTTGGGAAGACAAGAAATGCCCTGGTGAATCGCGCTTCCCTGCTCAG GTGAAAGTTCTAACTAGGAAAGTCTGTGAACCACTGGAAGAGGATTCCTTCAGGCCAATTCTTCATCACTACGATGGCCCTAAATTCCGTCTTGAACTCAGCGTGCCAGAG GCCCTCTCTCTGTTGGATATATTTGCAGACCAAGATGATATATTTGTAACTGAAACCCCTTGA
- the LOC112178564 gene encoding uncharacterized protein LOC112178564, with protein sequence MGCASSKRVEAAVDYKPAPASFAVFNINGIQEPWLGLENTTSQQEETKKPVHVPAQILDKLDESDAAAAPQTWDEVSKALENLKPNLSPKPSPAPSPVIKKEPEEERRKPRKSLSFDSFHTLEELDNKLTAPKTAGLKKSESMNSLQRKKPEPVNRSRSPLGMPSPDTQTQTESTVGYKSVKENIFIKRDRMERQKEGQVAVIDKLISLRDPLSDYPEKCPPGGAETVVIYTTSLRGVRRTYEDCQRVKSVFEVNRLVYDERDVSLHGEFLTELKGLVGEGLGVPRVFVKGRYVGGVEEVVELNESGRLGRIVKWARVETGVGPQACGGCGGARFVPCMECGGSCKVVIGDKKERCPKCNENGLVYCVACWTLT encoded by the coding sequence ATGGGATGCGCCTCCTCGAAACGGGTAGAGGCAGCCGTAGATTACAAGCCGGCGCCGGCGAGCTTCGCGGTCTTCAACATCAACGGCATCCAAGAGCCCTGGCTCGGCCTCGAGAATACCACGTCGCAGCAGGAGGAAACCAAAAAACCAGTACACGTGCCCGCGCAAATCCTCGACAAGCTCGATGAGTCCGACGCCGCCGCCGCGCCGCAAACGTGGGACGAGGTCAGTAAGGCCTTAGAGAACCTCAAGCCCAATCTCAGCCCAAAGCCGAGCCCAGCACCGTCACCGGTGATCAAGAAGGAGCCGGAAGAGGAGCGGAGGAAGCCGCGTAAGAGCTTGTCTTTTGACTCCTTCCACACTCTAGAAGAGCTCGACAACAAGCTCACCGCTCCGAAGACGGCCGGGTTGAAAAAAAGCGAGTCGATGAATTCCTTGCAGAGGAAGAAACCCGAACCAGTCAACCGGTCCCGCTCACCACTCGGAATGCCATCGCCAGACACACAAACCCAAACCGAGTCGACGGTGGGATACAAGTCTGTGAAGGAGAACATATTTATAAAGAGGGACCGAATGGAGAGACAAAAAGAAGGGCAGGTGGCGGTGATTGACAAGCTGATAAGCCTGAGAGACCCTCTCAGCGACTACCCGGAGAAATGTCCGCCGGGGGGAGCCGAGACCGTGGTGATCTACACGACGTCGTTACGTGGGGTGCGGCGGACGTACGAGGACTGCCAGAGAGTGAAGTCGGTGTTCGAGGTGAACAGGCTGGTGTACGACGAGCGTGACGTGTCGCTGCACGGCGAGTTTCTGACGGAGCTGAAGGGTTTGGTGGGGGAGGGGCTGGGGGTGCCTAGGGTTTTTGTGAAGGGGAGGTATGTGGGGGGAgtggaggaggtggtggagCTGAATGAGAGTGGACGGTTGGGGAGGATAGTGAAGTGGGCACGTGTGGAGACTGGGGTGGGGCCGCAAGCGTGCGGGGGTTGCGGTGGGGCCAGGTTTGTGCCTTGTATGGAGTGTGGGGGAAGTTGTAAGGTGGTGATTGGGGATAAGAAGGAGAGGTGTCCAAAGTGTAATGAGAATGGGTTGGTTTACTGTGTGGCTTGCTGGACTTTGACATGA
- the LOC112179462 gene encoding uncharacterized protein LOC112179462 — MGIALLSVQAPHHIPLSQFHYTNTSKSWRSFSQTYPLESKSTILLCSTSSASVAEDTASPSPDDSLAAKSESPIKELPLSACKSCGREEVEKGCNGEGRIQGGIATFPGFGWWPIKAYRPCPGFLESGGRYKRQGQSLDEVAFGRGGKGEN; from the exons ATGGGAATAGCCCTTCTCTCAGTCCAAGCACCTCATCACATCCCACTCTCTCAATTCCATTACACCAACACTAGCAAGTCATGGAGGAGCTTCTCTCAGACCTACCCATTAGAATCCAAGTCTACCATCCTTCTCTGCTCAACCTCTTCAGCTTCAGTTGCAGAAGACACTGCTTCTCCTTCACCTGATGATTCACTTGCTGCCAAATCAGAATCCCCCATCAAAGAGCTTCCCCTCAG TGCTTGCAAGTCCTGTGGAAGAGAAGAAGTGGAGAAGGGATGCAATGGTGAAGGAAGGATTCAAGGTGGAATTGCAACATTTCCAGGATTTGGTTGGTGGCCCATAAAGGCTTACAGGCCATGCCCTGGATTTTTGGAATCAGGCGGCCGGTATAAGCGTCAAGGACAAAGCCTGGATGAGGTTGCCTTTGGAAGAGGTGGGAAAGGAGAGAACTAG
- the LOC112180813 gene encoding RNA polymerase II transcriptional coactivator KELP, protein METETQRKIDETVRRILEESDMDQLTESKIRKQASQELALDLNKPPFKAFVNQVVESFIEQQQRKQEQQENDDEGNQEREYDDNGDLVICRLSHKRKVTVQEFKGKPLVSLREFFTKEGKELPTSKGISLTEEQWSVFKKNVPAIEKAIQKMESRIN, encoded by the exons ATGGAAACGGAAACCCAACGGAAAATCGATGAAACGGTGCGTCGCATTCTGGAGGAGTCCGACATGGACCAACTGACCGAGTCCAAGATTCGGAAGCAGGCCTCGCAGGAGCTCGCCCTCGACCTCAACAAGCCGCCCTTCAAGGCCTTCGTCAACCAAGTCGTCGAGTCCTTCATCGAACAGCAGCAGCGCAaacaagaacaacaagaaaacGACGACGAGGGCAACCAGGAGCGCGAGTACGACGACAATGGCGATCTCGTCATTTGCAGG CTTTCGCATAAGAGGAAGGTGACAGTTCAGGAGTTCAAGGGGAAACCATTGGTCTCGTTGAGGGAGTTTTTTACTAAAGAAGGCAAGGAGCTTCCTACTTCTAAAG GAATAAGCTTGACAGAGGAGCAATGGTCAGTATTTAAGAAGAATGTTCCTGCTATAGAGAAAGCCATCCAGAAGATGGAGTCACGGATCAATTGA
- the LOC112179461 gene encoding F-box protein SKIP8 yields MEITSFTLFSSSQTFFVALAFTLLFLFLAFLTVRSRPSKPRRSQSDGGSSSDDDKNKKLCNCFRHSNGAVSNYSEPVDAPHLNGGTEKQTAVTETETTGASMMEQLVPEITTHALSYLDYPSLCRLSMTNSLMRKAANDDNAWKALYHKDFTSEQDTVTPVNGWKAYYAATRAVVMVNVQFFNFIRDRSLPEMSRLWLNADYVKCVHPSGEFFSGYNAVVQSWQLAFNWEQGVNFQVRDVRARVLTDMAWVTMKTYVGDHLDTGPFSVTNIFEFHNGRWYMVHHHSSVLDEVEHQNA; encoded by the exons ATGGAGATTACTTCCTTTACCCTCTTCTCCTCCTCCCAAACCTTCTTTGTAGCCCTCGCTTTCactctcctcttcctcttcctcgcctTCCTCACCGTCCGATCACGCCCCTCGAAACCCAGGCGCTCCCAATCGGACGGCGGTTCCTCCTCCGACGACGACAAAAACAAGAAGCTCTGCAATTGTTTCCGTCACTCTAACGGCGCCGTTTCCAATTACTCGGAGCCCGTGGACGCGCCGCACTTGAACGGCGGGACGGAGAAGCAGACGGCCGTTACGGAGACAGAGACGACGGGCGCGTCGATGATGGAGCAGTTGGTTCCGGAGATTACCACCCACGCGCTCAGCTACCTGGACTATCCGAGTCTCTGTCGGCTTTCGATGACCAATTCGCTGATGCGAAAGGCCGCCAATGACGATAATGCTTGGAAAGCTCTGTACCATAAG GACTTTACGTCGGAACAGGATACTGTAACTCCAGTTAATGGTTGGAAGGCTTACTATGCTGCTACGAGAGCAGTTGTGATGGTCAATGTTCAATTCTTCAACTTCATCAGAGATAGGTCACTTCCTGAAATGAGTCGTTTATGGCTGAATGCAGATTATGTGAAGTGTGTTCATCCCTCAGGAGAATTCTTTTCAGG GTATAATGCAGTAGTACAGAGTTGGCAACTCGCCTTTAATTGGGAGCAAGGAGTTAACTTTCAGGTTCGGGATGTGCGTGCTCGTGTTCTGACTGACATGGCTTGGGTCACCATGAAAACCTATGTTGGTGATCACCTGGATACCGGTCCATTCAGTGTGACTAACATCTTTGAGTTCCATAATGGGCGGTGGTACATGGTGCATCATCACAGCTCTGTGTTGGATGAGGTAGAACACCAGAATGCATAA